One part of the Paenibacillus silvisoli genome encodes these proteins:
- a CDS encoding ATP synthase subunit I: MDDLSGHLRTVKRITFFFLSVCFIGWALLPEYKPLFGGLVLGAAASLANAFHLSWKVHRVGALSAAGVVKRHNLGFLTRACIGLLAVVIATKYFSFSLYGTVAGLFVAQLATLILGFKAKRGPAVRQSTDERGENN; this comes from the coding sequence ATGGATGATTTGTCCGGCCACCTTCGAACGGTTAAGCGCATTACGTTCTTTTTTTTGTCTGTATGCTTTATTGGATGGGCCCTGCTTCCGGAATATAAGCCGCTGTTCGGCGGACTTGTTCTCGGCGCTGCGGCGAGTCTTGCAAACGCCTTCCATCTTTCTTGGAAAGTACATCGCGTCGGTGCCTTATCGGCCGCGGGTGTCGTCAAGCGCCACAATCTCGGATTCTTGACGCGCGCGTGTATCGGCCTGCTGGCGGTGGTCATCGCGACCAAGTACTTTTCGTTCAGCCTCTATGGAACGGTAGCTGGATTATTTGTTGCTCAATTGGCAACACTCATATTGGGATTTAAAGCCAAGAGAGGTCCGGCTGTACGGCAATCTACCGATGAAAGGGGTGAAAACAACTAA
- the wecB gene encoding non-hydrolyzing UDP-N-acetylglucosamine 2-epimerase, translated as MSKIKVMTIFGTRPEAVKMAPLVLELEKHPEQIESVVCVTAQHRQMLDQVLDFFKIVPDYDLNVMKERQTLTETTVRVLEGLDPILRESKPDIVLVHGDTQTCFLGSYAAFVQQIQVGHVEAGLRTWNKMSPYPEEMNRQLAGVLSDVHFAPTNQSADNLRKENKPESAIYITGNTATDVFQYTVDSSFTHPVIEWAKGKRMILMTAHRRESIGEPHRNIFRAVKRIADEFEDVAIVYAVHLNPAVREPANEILGHHPRIKLIEPLDVFEFHNFYPHTHMIMTDSGGLQEEAPSFGVPTLVLRDTTERPEGIAAGTLELVGTDEEVVYERARALLTDMQLYEKMSQAANPYGDGQASARIVQAILHHFGKTDERPAPFTQRS; from the coding sequence TTGTCTAAGATTAAAGTCATGACTATTTTCGGCACACGGCCGGAAGCGGTAAAAATGGCCCCGCTCGTGCTCGAGCTGGAAAAGCATCCCGAGCAGATCGAGTCGGTCGTTTGCGTCACCGCGCAGCACCGCCAAATGCTGGACCAGGTGCTCGATTTCTTCAAGATCGTCCCGGACTACGACCTGAACGTCATGAAGGAGCGCCAAACGCTGACGGAAACGACGGTTCGCGTGCTGGAAGGGCTTGACCCGATTCTGCGCGAGTCGAAGCCGGACATCGTGCTTGTGCATGGCGATACGCAGACCTGCTTCTTGGGCAGCTATGCGGCGTTCGTGCAGCAGATTCAAGTCGGCCATGTTGAGGCGGGCTTGCGCACATGGAACAAGATGTCTCCTTATCCCGAAGAAATGAACCGCCAACTGGCCGGCGTTCTATCCGACGTGCATTTTGCGCCGACGAACCAATCTGCGGATAACCTGCGCAAAGAGAACAAACCGGAATCCGCGATCTACATAACCGGCAACACGGCGACCGACGTTTTCCAATACACCGTGGATTCCTCCTTCACGCACCCGGTCATCGAGTGGGCGAAAGGGAAGCGGATGATTCTGATGACGGCCCACCGCCGCGAGTCGATCGGGGAGCCGCACCGCAACATTTTCCGCGCGGTGAAGCGCATTGCGGATGAATTCGAGGATGTCGCGATCGTTTATGCGGTTCACTTGAATCCGGCTGTCCGCGAGCCGGCGAACGAAATTCTTGGCCATCATCCGCGTATTAAGCTGATCGAGCCGCTGGACGTGTTCGAATTCCACAACTTTTATCCGCATACGCACATGATCATGACCGATTCCGGCGGCCTCCAGGAAGAAGCGCCGTCCTTCGGCGTGCCGACGCTGGTGCTGCGCGATACGACGGAGCGTCCCGAAGGCATTGCGGCCGGTACGCTGGAGCTGGTCGGCACAGACGAAGAGGTTGTTTACGAGCGGGCTCGCGCGCTTCTGACGGATATGCAGCTCTACGAAAAAATGAGCCAAGCCGCCAACCCTTACGGCGACGGACAGGCATCCGCCCGGATCGTGCAAGCAATTCTTCATCATTTTGGCAAAACGGACGAACGTCCGGCGCCGTTCACACAACGTTCATAG
- the upp gene encoding uracil phosphoribosyltransferase, which translates to MGNLTICDHPLIQHKLTFIRDKDTKTKDFRELVDEVATMMAYEITRDLPLETVTVKTPVVEATSKVISGRMVGLVPILRAGLGMVDGMLKLIPSAKVGHIGLFRNPDTLEPVEYYVNLPSDATERLLIVIDPMLATGGSANAAIQALKTRGCTQIKLMCLIAAPEGVEAVRKAHPDVDICLAALDSHLNDHGYIVPGLGDAGDRMFGTK; encoded by the coding sequence ATGGGCAATCTCACAATATGCGACCATCCGCTAATCCAGCATAAGCTGACCTTTATTCGCGACAAAGATACGAAGACGAAGGACTTCCGCGAGCTAGTCGATGAAGTCGCCACCATGATGGCATATGAAATTACAAGAGATTTGCCGCTTGAGACCGTTACGGTCAAAACGCCCGTCGTGGAAGCGACAAGCAAGGTGATTTCCGGACGCATGGTCGGTCTGGTGCCGATTTTGCGCGCGGGACTCGGCATGGTAGACGGTATGCTGAAGCTCATTCCGTCGGCCAAGGTCGGCCACATCGGCTTGTTCCGCAATCCCGACACGCTGGAGCCGGTTGAATACTACGTCAACCTGCCGTCCGATGCGACGGAGCGGCTGCTTATCGTGATCGATCCGATGCTCGCTACCGGCGGCTCGGCGAACGCGGCGATTCAAGCGCTCAAGACGCGCGGCTGCACGCAAATCAAATTGATGTGCCTCATCGCGGCGCCGGAAGGCGTAGAGGCGGTTCGCAAGGCGCATCCGGATGTCGATATTTGCTTGGCCGCTCTCGACAGCCATCTTAACGATCACGGCTACATCGTACCGGGTCTTGGCGATGCGGGCGACCGTATGTTCGGAACGAAATAA
- a CDS encoding glycine-rich domain-containing protein — translation MSLFTIFFLIIIAFIVVKLVQSRGGRPVSGSGSGSGQFRSSTGSRGSAVPMRKPPVSLGVPEGHPARSAAERLEAALSPDFEARVKDRVLKRTPSMREGEWQWQWFELKRYFLMCGVLRNVPMYSVRVDEVWHEMLMFTREYEQFCKQFCGNTIHHAPHTTEAKPNPGERAWFDWIYGELFIPVPVSGQLWGAFYRTPMPQELMRELEFGDSGELRKTRFNERAAAQFGDLAATVDFLIERGKRLSTLRHEPAYQGRSDWDSSGMLTTGMLSGMFFFSSYGPTDQFHDQMDQIQTEEQRNSNSSCGGSVVVCGSGDDSGNGNDSGNGSNDGGSSCSSDSGSGDGGSSSSCGSGSSCGSSCGGGS, via the coding sequence ATGAGTCTATTTACGATTTTCTTTCTGATCATTATTGCGTTTATCGTTGTGAAGCTCGTTCAGAGCCGCGGCGGGCGGCCGGTCTCGGGTTCGGGTTCGGGTTCGGGGCAATTTCGCTCAAGCACCGGCTCGCGTGGATCGGCCGTGCCGATGCGCAAGCCGCCGGTCAGTCTCGGCGTTCCGGAGGGGCATCCGGCGAGATCCGCAGCGGAGCGTCTTGAAGCCGCGCTCTCGCCCGATTTCGAGGCGCGCGTCAAGGACCGCGTGCTGAAGCGTACGCCGAGCATGCGCGAAGGCGAATGGCAGTGGCAGTGGTTCGAGCTGAAGCGTTATTTTCTCATGTGCGGCGTGCTGCGGAACGTGCCGATGTACAGCGTGCGCGTCGACGAGGTTTGGCATGAGATGCTGATGTTTACAAGGGAGTATGAGCAATTTTGCAAGCAGTTTTGCGGCAATACGATCCATCACGCGCCGCACACGACGGAGGCCAAGCCGAATCCTGGCGAGCGTGCTTGGTTCGACTGGATCTACGGAGAGCTGTTCATTCCGGTGCCTGTGAGCGGTCAGCTGTGGGGCGCTTTCTACAGGACGCCGATGCCGCAGGAGCTCATGCGCGAGCTGGAGTTTGGCGATTCGGGCGAGCTTCGCAAGACACGGTTCAATGAGCGGGCCGCGGCGCAGTTCGGCGATCTGGCCGCAACGGTCGATTTCTTGATCGAGCGGGGCAAGCGGCTTTCCACGCTCAGGCACGAACCCGCTTATCAAGGCCGATCGGATTGGGACTCGTCCGGCATGCTGACGACCGGCATGCTCTCCGGGATGTTCTTCTTCTCTTCGTACGGTCCAACCGATCAATTCCATGATCAGATGGATCAGATTCAAACCGAAGAGCAGCGGAATTCAAACAGCTCGTGCGGCGGGTCAGTTGTGGTTTGCGGCAGCGGCGACGATTCCGGCAATGGCAACGATTCGGGCAACGGAAGCAATGACGGCGGCAGCTCGTGTTCTTCGGACTCCGGCTCCGGCGATGGAGGTTCCTCTTCTTCCTGCGGCAGCGGCTCTTCATGCGGCAGCAGCTGCGGTGGCGGCAGCTGA
- a CDS encoding sugar phosphate isomerase/epimerase family protein, producing the protein MKLGIIADYRAESFDKAAGLGLEFLEFCVNVGVPAATFTELVPELKAAGERTGVSVASIGRWGPDRIAKDGSIVEDELKAAYALIDACQELGCPVFVSGCNYVEELTYYENITAAINLFTVLIEYGKARGVAIATYNCHWNNFIVNEMAWKLIHGHLPELGIKYDPSHARYAGQDYLKEITDWGTRIKHVHIKGSVIVDGKRFDDPPAGLDQTDWGTFMAILYGVGYAGGLSIEPHSHTWQGELGDKGVQYTIGHFNRLLLRG; encoded by the coding sequence ATGAAATTAGGGATTATCGCGGATTACCGTGCAGAGAGCTTCGATAAAGCGGCAGGTCTCGGCTTGGAATTTTTGGAGTTTTGCGTGAACGTGGGCGTTCCCGCGGCAACCTTTACGGAACTAGTGCCGGAACTGAAAGCCGCCGGCGAGCGGACTGGCGTAAGCGTCGCTTCCATCGGCCGCTGGGGCCCGGACCGGATCGCTAAGGACGGCAGCATCGTCGAGGACGAGTTGAAGGCGGCATACGCGCTTATCGACGCGTGCCAGGAGCTGGGCTGTCCGGTATTCGTAAGCGGCTGCAACTACGTCGAAGAGCTTACTTACTACGAAAATATTACGGCGGCGATCAACCTGTTCACCGTTCTCATCGAATACGGCAAGGCGCGCGGCGTCGCGATTGCTACTTACAACTGCCACTGGAACAATTTCATCGTGAACGAAATGGCATGGAAGCTGATCCACGGTCACTTGCCGGAGCTCGGCATCAAGTACGATCCGTCGCACGCTCGTTATGCGGGCCAAGATTATTTGAAGGAAATTACGGATTGGGGCACGCGCATCAAGCATGTCCACATCAAGGGCTCCGTTATCGTGGACGGCAAGCGCTTCGACGATCCGCCGGCCGGTCTTGACCAAACGGATTGGGGCACGTTCATGGCCATCCTATATGGCGTCGGCTACGCAGGCGGCCTAAGCATCGAGCCGCACTCCCATACATGGCAGGGCGAGCTGGGCGACAAAGGCGTTCAATACACGATCGGCCATTTTAACCGCCTGCTTCTTCGCGGGTAA
- a CDS encoding serine hydroxymethyltransferase, with the protein MENLRKQDPEIMKALGLELQRQRDNIELIASENIVSEAVLEAMGTVLTNKYAEGYPGKRYYGGCEHVDIAEDIARNRAKELFGAEHANVQPHSGAQANMAVYLAALNPGDTVLGMNLAHGGHLTHGSPVNASGLLYNFVPYGVSEDTFTIDYAEVRKLAFKHRPRMIVAGASAYPRIIDFEELGRIANDVGALLFVDMAHIAGLVAAGLHPSPVPHAHFVTTTTHKTLRGPRGGMILCRKAWAQAIDKAVFPGSQGGPLMHIIAAKAVAFGEALQPSFKEYGKNVVDNAKALADALVGEGINIVSGGTDNHLMLIDLRNLGITGKDAEHVLDSVQITVNKNAIPFDPTSPFITSGIRIGTPAATSRGMGVDAMKTIAGVIAMTLKNPKDEAVLAKARGMVSDLMSQYPLYPGMTY; encoded by the coding sequence ATGGAAAACCTACGCAAACAAGATCCCGAAATTATGAAAGCCCTTGGCCTTGAGCTGCAGCGCCAACGCGACAACATCGAGCTGATCGCGTCCGAGAACATCGTGTCCGAAGCGGTGCTTGAAGCGATGGGTACGGTACTGACGAACAAATACGCGGAAGGCTATCCGGGCAAGCGCTACTACGGCGGCTGCGAGCACGTGGATATCGCGGAAGATATCGCGCGCAACCGTGCGAAGGAATTGTTCGGTGCCGAGCACGCGAACGTGCAGCCTCACTCCGGCGCGCAAGCGAACATGGCGGTGTACCTGGCTGCGCTAAACCCTGGCGACACGGTACTCGGCATGAACCTGGCGCACGGCGGCCACTTGACGCACGGCAGCCCGGTTAACGCATCCGGCCTTCTGTACAACTTCGTTCCTTACGGCGTAAGCGAAGACACGTTCACGATCGACTACGCGGAAGTGCGCAAGCTGGCATTCAAGCACCGTCCTCGCATGATCGTTGCAGGCGCTTCGGCATACCCGCGGATCATCGATTTCGAAGAGCTTGGCCGCATCGCAAACGACGTGGGCGCGCTTCTGTTCGTCGACATGGCGCACATCGCGGGCCTCGTTGCTGCAGGCTTGCACCCAAGCCCGGTGCCGCACGCGCACTTCGTAACGACAACGACGCACAAAACGCTTCGCGGTCCTCGCGGCGGTATGATCCTTTGCCGCAAAGCATGGGCGCAAGCGATCGACAAAGCGGTATTCCCAGGCTCCCAAGGCGGCCCGCTGATGCACATCATCGCAGCGAAAGCCGTTGCTTTCGGCGAAGCGCTTCAGCCTTCGTTCAAAGAGTACGGCAAAAACGTCGTGGACAACGCCAAAGCGCTTGCTGACGCGTTGGTCGGCGAAGGCATCAACATCGTTTCCGGCGGCACGGACAACCACCTGATGCTGATCGACCTGCGCAACCTCGGCATCACAGGTAAAGATGCTGAACACGTGCTCGACTCCGTACAAATTACGGTCAACAAGAACGCGATTCCGTTCGATCCGACAAGCCCGTTCATCACGAGCGGCATCCGGATCGGCACGCCGGCGGCGACTTCCCGCGGCATGGGCGTAGACGCGATGAAAACGATCGCCGGAGTTATCGCCATGACGCTGAAAAATCCGAAGGACGAAGCTGTGCTTGCGAAAGCGCGCGGCATGGTCAGCGACCTGATGTCGCAATACCCGCTGTACCCAGGCATGACTTACTAA
- a CDS encoding TIGR01440 family protein: MSDRDQSKENGIGMDTDQLAKDVETVVRELAAVSGLRYGQLLVIGCSTSEVLGERIGTSGTIETAAAIYDGVEAVRKDLGFHPVYQCCEHLNRALVMEREAAERYGLELVSAVPVRKAGGSMAAYAYQTLPEAVLVESVQAHAGIDIGDTFIGMHLKRVAVPVRPTIRSIGSAHLTMAYTRPKLIGGARAVYTREAAGLTTPSAGTCD; the protein is encoded by the coding sequence ATGAGCGACCGCGATCAAAGCAAGGAAAATGGCATCGGTATGGACACGGATCAGCTGGCCAAAGACGTCGAAACCGTCGTCCGCGAGCTGGCGGCCGTCTCCGGCTTACGCTACGGACAGCTGCTTGTCATCGGCTGTTCGACCAGCGAGGTGCTCGGAGAGCGCATCGGGACATCCGGTACGATTGAAACGGCGGCGGCGATTTATGACGGAGTTGAAGCGGTGCGCAAGGATCTGGGCTTTCACCCGGTTTACCAGTGCTGCGAGCATTTGAATCGCGCGCTCGTGATGGAGCGCGAGGCGGCTGAGCGGTACGGGCTGGAGCTTGTATCGGCGGTTCCGGTTCGCAAGGCCGGCGGCTCCATGGCGGCATACGCGTATCAAACGCTGCCGGAAGCGGTGCTGGTCGAATCGGTCCAGGCCCATGCGGGCATCGACATCGGCGACACCTTTATCGGCATGCACCTGAAGCGCGTCGCGGTACCGGTTCGTCCGACGATCCGGTCCATCGGTTCAGCGCATTTGACGATGGCTTATACCCGGCCGAAGCTGATCGGCGGGGCACGTGCGGTTTACACGCGGGAGGCAGCGGGCTTGACGACGCCGTCTGCCGGCACCTGCGATTGA
- the rpiB gene encoding ribose 5-phosphate isomerase B, with translation MKIAIGADHAGYRLKDELVPFIESLGHEIEDVGCDCSQSVDYPDYALPVAELVAQGKADRGILICGTGIGMSIAANKVRGIRCALVHDMFSAKATREHNDTNVLAMGERVIGPGVAQEIIRIWLETPFTNGERHVGRVGKVMNIEAQYAESAKSE, from the coding sequence ATGAAAATCGCCATCGGAGCTGACCACGCGGGCTACCGCTTGAAGGATGAGCTGGTCCCGTTCATTGAATCGCTGGGCCATGAGATCGAGGATGTCGGGTGCGACTGCTCGCAGTCGGTTGACTACCCGGATTACGCGCTTCCCGTTGCCGAGCTAGTGGCTCAGGGCAAGGCGGACCGCGGCATTCTCATCTGCGGCACCGGCATCGGAATGTCCATCGCGGCAAACAAAGTCAGAGGCATCCGCTGCGCGCTCGTACACGATATGTTTTCTGCAAAAGCGACCCGCGAGCATAACGACACGAACGTGCTGGCCATGGGAGAGCGCGTCATCGGGCCTGGCGTTGCCCAGGAGATTATCCGCATCTGGCTGGAGACGCCGTTCACGAACGGCGAGCGCCATGTGGGCCGCGTCGGCAAAGTGATGAACATCGAAGCTCAATACGCCGAATCGGCGAAATCCGAGTAA
- a CDS encoding low molecular weight protein arginine phosphatase: protein MKRILFVCTGNTCRSPMAEALLRALSQERGLQLDIRSAGVSTIDGLPVSNHARTVLFRRDITHNGTSKALESGSVAWADLILTMTGSHKRQLLQHYPSAVDKTHTLLEYVNTDPKVLADIAELEGLYSSWHIKQSLGQQLSETERMRLLELEQRVPSFDVDDPFGGPVAVYEQSAAQLEAALRRLLDRLQG, encoded by the coding sequence GTGAAACGGATACTATTCGTATGCACCGGCAACACGTGCCGGTCTCCTATGGCCGAAGCGCTGCTTCGGGCGTTGTCTCAGGAGCGGGGCTTGCAGCTGGACATCCGTTCCGCAGGCGTCTCCACCATCGACGGCTTGCCCGTCTCCAACCATGCGCGCACGGTGTTATTCCGTCGCGATATTACGCATAATGGGACCTCTAAGGCGCTGGAGAGCGGCTCCGTCGCCTGGGCGGATTTGATTTTAACCATGACCGGGAGTCACAAAAGACAACTGCTGCAGCATTATCCAAGCGCCGTCGACAAGACGCATACGCTGCTGGAATACGTCAATACGGACCCGAAAGTACTGGCGGACATCGCCGAGCTGGAAGGGCTCTATTCGAGTTGGCATATCAAACAGTCGCTTGGACAGCAGCTGTCGGAGACGGAGCGTATGCGGCTATTGGAGCTGGAGCAGCGGGTTCCGAGCTTCGACGTGGACGATCCGTTCGGCGGCCCGGTGGCCGTTTATGAACAAAGCGCGGCACAGCTCGAGGCGGCGCTCCGCCGGCTTCTCGACCGGCTGCAAGGATAA
- a CDS encoding manganese efflux pump MntP translates to MIDAGMHHAGQLLTLMIIALALGMDAFSLGVGIGLKGIRLLDIMKLSVIIAIFHTVMPLMGIFTGNYVSTLLGGVATTAAGALLLLLGGHMIYSSLRGDAVESIDYRSSWGMLLFALGVSIDSFSVGISLGMFEADMLLTVLLFGIAGGVMSVLGLLLGRRVSASLGGYGEACGGIILFTFGLLFIF, encoded by the coding sequence ATGATCGACGCTGGGATGCATCATGCCGGACAACTGCTGACGCTGATGATTATAGCGCTGGCGCTTGGGATGGACGCTTTTTCGCTGGGTGTCGGCATCGGGCTCAAAGGCATCCGGCTGCTCGATATAATGAAGCTTAGCGTCATCATTGCGATTTTTCACACCGTGATGCCGCTGATGGGCATCTTTACGGGCAATTACGTGAGCACGCTGCTCGGCGGCGTGGCGACGACGGCCGCCGGCGCGCTGCTGCTGCTGCTGGGCGGGCATATGATTTACAGCTCGCTGCGCGGCGACGCGGTGGAGTCGATCGATTACCGCAGCTCGTGGGGCATGCTGTTATTTGCGCTCGGCGTCAGCATCGACTCGTTTTCCGTCGGCATATCGCTCGGAATGTTCGAGGCGGACATGCTGCTAACGGTATTGCTGTTCGGCATCGCGGGCGGGGTTATGTCCGTGCTCGGATTGCTGCTTGGCCGGCGAGTTAGCGCAAGCCTTGGCGGATACGGCGAAGCTTGCGGAGGCATTATTTTGTTCACGTTCGGCTTACTGTTTATATTCTGA
- a CDS encoding L-threonylcarbamoyladenylate synthase encodes MGQNKAEAGDTIVTIHLSKTKLWEVDSEHPQESGLFEAAALLQAGGTVAFPTETVYGLGADARRTEAVERIFEAKGRPSDNPLIVHISDRAQLAELTAPLEGASAALAAQLMDRFWPGPLTIVLPVKPGAVSPRVTAGLATVAVRMPAHPVALRLIAASGCPLAAPSANRSGRPSPTLASHVRDDLSGLIDGIVDGGAAGVGLESTVVEVDGDTVRILRPGGVTAEGLREIAARVEYDAVAAPGAGGTATAAEAESAAAEVQTPRSPGMKYAHYAPQGEMRLVKGELGAVSAYIAAEVRAAQARGERTGVLAFAEHAARYDADCVLAVGSLAQLESAAQGLYHALREFDRRGVQRIWAETCPEEGIGHALMNRLSKAAGHAVVYV; translated from the coding sequence ATGGGGCAAAACAAAGCAGAAGCTGGGGATACGATCGTGACCATTCATCTTAGCAAAACAAAGCTGTGGGAAGTTGACAGCGAACATCCGCAGGAGAGCGGGCTCTTCGAAGCCGCGGCGCTGCTGCAGGCAGGCGGTACCGTGGCGTTTCCGACGGAAACGGTGTACGGACTTGGGGCTGATGCGAGGCGCACGGAAGCGGTAGAACGGATTTTCGAGGCAAAAGGGCGCCCGTCCGACAACCCGCTGATCGTGCATATTTCCGACCGGGCACAGCTGGCGGAGCTGACGGCTCCGCTTGAAGGGGCTTCCGCCGCGCTGGCCGCGCAGCTGATGGACCGCTTCTGGCCGGGCCCGCTGACGATTGTGCTCCCGGTGAAGCCGGGCGCGGTATCGCCGCGCGTGACCGCCGGGCTTGCCACGGTAGCCGTGCGGATGCCGGCGCATCCGGTCGCGCTGCGGCTGATCGCGGCATCGGGCTGCCCGCTGGCGGCGCCGAGCGCGAATCGCTCCGGCCGTCCGAGCCCGACGCTCGCGTCGCATGTGCGCGACGACCTGAGCGGTCTCATCGACGGCATCGTCGACGGCGGCGCCGCTGGGGTAGGGCTGGAGTCGACCGTCGTCGAGGTTGACGGCGATACGGTGCGCATCCTGCGGCCGGGCGGCGTAACGGCCGAAGGGCTGCGCGAGATCGCTGCGCGCGTCGAGTACGACGCCGTCGCCGCGCCGGGAGCCGGCGGCACGGCAACGGCTGCCGAGGCCGAGTCTGCAGCCGCGGAAGTACAAACGCCGCGCTCGCCCGGCATGAAATACGCGCATTATGCCCCGCAGGGCGAGATGCGCCTCGTCAAGGGCGAGCTTGGCGCTGTCTCCGCCTACATCGCGGCGGAGGTTCGCGCTGCGCAAGCGCGCGGCGAACGAACCGGCGTGCTCGCGTTCGCCGAGCACGCCGCCAGGTACGACGCCGACTGCGTGCTCGCCGTCGGCAGCCTGGCGCAGCTGGAATCGGCTGCGCAGGGGCTGTACCACGCGCTGCGCGAGTTTGACCGCCGCGGCGTGCAGCGCATTTGGGCCGAGACCTGCCCCGAGGAGGGCATCGGCCACGCGCTCATGAACCGCTTGTCCAAAGCCGCCGGCCACGCGGTGGTTTACGTCTAG